In Deltaproteobacteria bacterium HGW-Deltaproteobacteria-18, a genomic segment contains:
- a CDS encoding tRNA(Ile)-lysidine synthetase, protein MKCRRCQIPAVVALPSHHTAFCKDCFLVFARRLVERAIKEHAMFTFDDRILIAISGGKDSLALAWQLKDLGYNIEGLHIDLGIPESSPIARGYAERFCTLSEIPLHVIETAKLGLAMCDVKRRVKRPICSVCGQTKRYLFNKFAQENGFTVLATGHNLDDETSRLFANVMRWDVEFLSDQGPVMPAEKGFAKKVKPLFRLTEFETANLCFLAGIDYGYAPCPYSSKASFPIYKNLLADLEDIQPGRKIRFYDGFLKDGRQGFAPRGETSVDIQPCTTCGYPTSAGECGYCRLTALMNGEG, encoded by the coding sequence ATGAAGTGCAGACGCTGTCAAATTCCAGCCGTGGTCGCCCTACCCAGCCACCATACCGCTTTCTGCAAGGACTGCTTCCTTGTCTTCGCCCGCAGGCTGGTGGAACGGGCCATCAAGGAACACGCGATGTTCACTTTCGACGACCGCATCCTCATCGCCATTTCCGGCGGCAAGGACTCCCTGGCCCTGGCCTGGCAACTGAAGGATCTCGGCTACAACATCGAAGGCCTGCACATCGATCTTGGAATTCCCGAATCATCACCCATCGCGCGGGGCTACGCGGAACGTTTCTGCACGCTAAGCGAAATTCCCCTGCACGTCATCGAGACTGCCAAGCTGGGACTGGCCATGTGCGACGTCAAACGCCGGGTCAAACGCCCAATTTGTTCCGTATGCGGACAGACCAAGCGCTACCTGTTCAACAAGTTCGCCCAGGAGAACGGATTCACGGTGCTGGCCACGGGACACAATCTCGACGACGAGACTTCCCGGCTATTCGCCAATGTCATGCGCTGGGATGTGGAATTTCTGAGCGATCAGGGACCGGTCATGCCTGCCGAGAAGGGTTTCGCCAAAAAGGTCAAGCCGCTTTTCCGCCTGACCGAGTTCGAAACCGCGAATCTCTGCTTTCTGGCTGGTATCGACTACGGATACGCCCCATGTCCCTACAGTTCCAAGGCCAGCTTTCCCATTTACAAGAACCTGCTTGCCGATCTGGAAGACATCCAGCCGGGTCGCAAGATCCGCTTTTATGACGGGTTTCTCAAGGACGGCCGCCAAGGTTTTGCACCGCGAGGCGAAACAAGCGTTGACATCCAGCCCTGCACGACCTGCGGATACCCGACGTCTGCCGGAGAGTGCGGCTATTGTCGTCTGACGGCCTTGATGAATGGCGAGGGATGA